The sequence GCTGGATGCTTACCCAGCCTCCTAACCAGAACAGGGAGAAAATCTTAGAGGTAGGGCTTAGTCAAAGGCAGGGAGATCACTCACCATTTACCATCATGAGCAAAACAAACTTGGGTCGGGGGAAGATCAGTTTATTGCCAAATAAACATAGCATGGTgataaacaaatataaaaaacaGTCCCTCCTACATGCTCAACTCCAATTCTTAATTCTTGTCAGGGGAGATGGGAAATGAGGATTGGGATAACACtgtcttttctgctgctttcttctcataCTGTACCCCTGCTCTGGTGTGGGACCCCTCCTTCAGCATCTGCACTGGTGCAGACCCTGCTTGTGCACTGTAGTATTTCAAGAGCTGTTCCAGCATATGTCTTCACTGTGGAGTAGAGGCCATCTGGAAAAGGTTGCTCCGGCATTTCCATGGCTTCTTCAGTGAGtccacatccactgctgcagTCCTTCGTTGCTGCACTTGgagttctgctctgtgcctggagcacctcctgctgcaCTGACCTTGGCACCCACAGGGCTGCTTCTCACACATGTTCTCACTCCTCTCCCTCACAGCTAGCATGCagtgtttttactttttcttaaataatattttcacaGAAGGACTACTCACAATGTTAATAGGCTCAGTGGTATCCTGTGGTGGCTGTTTTGGAGTCATCTGGTACCAGCTCTCTGGccagctcacagctgtgggCCTCTTCTCACAGAAGCCATCCACGCACCTTCCCTTGTGCTGCATAAACCCAATATAATATGTCGTGTTTCCTCCTGCAGGGTCACTGAATAGTCGGAGGGGACCTTGAGGATTcttcagttccaaccccctgttgtgagcagggctgccccccaccagctcaggctgcccagggccccacccagTTTGGCCTTGAGCACCCCCAGGGATGAAGACtccgcagcttctctgggcagctgtgccagtgcctcaccactctctatGTATTCTAGTACctaagaatttctttctaacatttAACTTAAGTCTATTCCCCTctactttaaagccattctccccTGTCTTATCCCTATCAGACTGTGTgaaaagttggtctccctctTACTTATAAGCTCCTcaaggtactggaaggctgcagctaTGTCTCACCAGAGCCtattcttctccaggctgaaaaagcccagctccctcagcctctcttcacaggagaggttcTTCCACCCTCTGACCACCTTcacggccctcctctggatccactcccacagctccacatccttcctgtactatTAACTCTGGTTTTAAGTCAAAGACATTCGATTGAATCACCAAGAGGGGAAATGTCCATATTTCACTTTGCATATTGCAGTGTCATCTGATTGTGAAGTGTTCCTGTTTTAGCTCTTTCCTTTGAAACTGCCATCTTCTTCAGCTgcttatacttttttttttattcagactGTCTGCACTTGGATTGGTTTGGGTCACGCAGAAGTCCAAAGTGAAAGTACGTCTGTGTCTGTAACAACATCCAAATTACTAACTCTTGACTGCAGTGCTTTCAAAATATCCAGGGTCCCCATTAAACTACTGCATGTAGGATCCCGTTGCTTGTACTTTGCATATATCCCAGTGGTCACAACAGTCTGCAGGTGCTGTCTGCCACAtacatttaataaaaattatagTAGGTGACTTTTCATAACAGCTGGCCTCAAGACCAGTCTAACTTGTCTGCTACTTAAAACAGTTTGAACACCCCCTCTCAAGAGCATGGTTTAGATAATTACACTAACAGCCTCTTTGTTATGCGATAGTGTTAATTTCCCCTGTCACTCTTCCATCCTTtcctcagttttctgttttctccttcttacTGGGTTCCCTGGGCTGCTATATGTTCTTGACTCCCAAATTCAAAAGACTGTGCTCTGGTTGCTTCCTCACAGGTAGTCCACTAGAAGTAAAAAAGGCTGTGAACTTCAGTAAAACAGGTAGAATTTTGCACGTGGCTTTTTTGATGGTCAGTACCTTCACTTTAAAGAATAACATTCATTTGGCCTGAACTCATGCTTCTCTTGCCTATCTGTTTGCTGTtcagcattaaagaaaaatcacagcaagGAAAAAGATTCTCAGCATCTACCAGTGCCGTGATGATAAGCTTTGCTTGGATATATTGTACCTGAGTACCTGATCATTTGCCCTCATGGTTTACTTTGCTGGAATCTCTTTGGCAGAAGTGAATGCTGGGCCAGAATATCAGGGGTCTTTTGTGAATGTCTGCAGCAATCAGCATATGAATCTCATAGGCTGCAAAGCTTCCAGCTTCTGCTCCTTGACAGATCCGCATTATAGCCAGTTTATATATAGGAGGCACATACATGTTTGCCTAATATAGTATATTAAGTAGTGGCGGTGGCTTTACAGAATATCTGATGATGATGAGGCAATAATTAACACCAAAATAAGGGTTGTTAGTGTAACTGTGGTGAAGGcattcttctatttatttatttatttatttatttatttttctgagttctcttttattagaaaaatattcatttttaacaaTCCTGACATTTGCAGTCAAAACTTCCAAAAGTAACAAGTTATTCCaagctgctccatttttttGAGGAGCATTAgagatgtttcttttctgaagactGAACACAGCTGGATAATGTGCATGCAAACAGGAGTTATGCATGGGAAGTCTTTGTCTCTTTTTGCCTACGACACGTACTAGCCCACTGGGAATACATTTCACAATTCAAAACACAGTATCAGCttagctgcttttctttttggagtTGCCTGTTTCTAGGTGAGCCTTCCTTTCTGAGAAGAGGTTCCGGATGATAAAGCACATAcctgaattaaaacaaaatggtgTAAGAACGAGGGAAGGGAGCCCAAAGTGCCCTCAGTTCATGTAGAAGGAACAACACAAGCCTTTGTATGGCAACTCTGAACAGTCCCTTTTGTGAACATAAATACAGAACACTACGTAACTATGATGAGATTCTTCCAATTAGCCTTAAAGCCAATAACAGAACAAAGGCTTAGCTGCAAGGTTAGCTGTAGTTCAAATTTTACAACAGAATATTGTTGTGGAGGAGAAAAGGGTCAGTTTATATGCAATTATTGGCTTTTAAAAAATCCCTTTGATAGATAAATAGGCCACAGAAGTCTTAATATAGATGTAAGCCTTCACACCAAATGAGAGGAATGAGTGAGGAAGCATAGCACAGAATATGACCAAATGGgaactgattaaaaagaaaacttcccAAGTTTATATAAGGCCAAGATAATTGAAGAAtattatatatgcatacatgtataatttttttaattttttttaatctctccaACACACACACCACGTCTCTTGCAAAATCAATTATTTCTGCTTGAAAAACATCTGCGTTCACACCAGCGGGTAATGAGCCATCCTGCAGTACTCTACACGAGGTACTGCAAAGAAAATTACAGTTTGTGAAAGGAGCTACGCTGATTTGATTGTGATTTTTAGTTGTTAAGGGCACTACAGTTGTGTTGAGACCGGGCTTTCTGGAGGATGAGATACTTACCTGTAAACAGCACTAGCAGGTACATTTTCAGAACATAGGGGAAGTAGACTGAGAAGGCAAATGGAAATGGTAGCTTGACGGAGTATGTGCCAAAGGTTTCAAAGTAAGGCAGTGATACACAGATTGCAAATGCTGTAAAATAACAGGTAAGCCTTTAGTCAAAAGAAGTGGAAGGCCATCATCAAAAAGATCTGTAGGGCACAGATAGCCGTGCTGTATGCTGAATTTATGATCTCATTTCTATGCACAGGTACACATCATTTTCTCCTTGAGTTCAGTTTTGTAGGTCTGAGGTACTACTTTACATTAACACAAGAATTAGGAGATTTTACTATTCATAAAAAattctgccactgctgcagttGCGCTGCTGCCCATATGATCTCAGTGGGCACATTTCCCAGTGTAAGTGTGGTAAGTGGCTAAGCATGGCTAAGCTGGTAGTGTTAGCCTCAGTGAGCAAAAAGGCAGTATTGCTATTTGTAGGCTAATGCAGTCAGTCTGGAATGGAGAATCTCTGCGTTTCGCCATACTCTTAAAAAACAGAactcacaagaagaaaaaaactacagaaaagaCACGAGTGATACAGAAGCTAATAAGGCTGTACAAAAACTTTTATGTCTGTTTTGGCAACACAGAAATGTCTTAGAAACACAAATGACAATTGAACAGATAACATTTTATTGGAGAAGATAAATGAATGTGTGGTTGgtcccccatcccatctccttACCTTTAGCCAGAACTGAAAGCGGATAGAGCAGGATGCACAGTGAGAAGTTCAGCCATGTCAGTGGTAAGTAGTGAATTCCCATCCTTGCCAACATGTTGTAAGTGTACCTACAGCAAAAGGAAGAGTAGGTGATCTCAGATGGAATAAGCATGTCTTTAAGAAGCATTACTGAACAATCTGAACAATTGCAGACAGCAAGACAGCCCTCCAGCCCAAAGTGCACTTGATTCCGACTCAGTCCATCAGACAACAGATTTCAGATGGGCACTTTACAAGAGAGGGGCAGGTGCTGCATGACTGCTGGTTGGATTAAGAAAATGCTGATATATGTCTGCTGGAATGGTTAAAGCACTGCTAGAGGTTGAACAGCCAGGTACACACAGATATTCACTCTTCTGCAGTATGGCTGTCCCTCCCCTGGGCCTCAAAAGAGGTCAttggtgcaaaaaaaaaaaaaaaagaaaaaagaaaaaaaaaaatagtagtaaCACTCCAATGCACTGCAGCATTTTGGTCTTACTGTGGCTGCTGATGTTGATGTCTCCCACGAGGAGACCTTAATGCCTAGGATCTCAGACTCCAAAAGGAAGCTAAAGATAGTGAGTTTCTGTGACCTATAAATGATAAGTGGCTTTCCGGACAAGTGGAGAAGCCTGTCCATTCATGCTTTTGGCCACTTGAAAGGCTAATCTCTAGCCTGGTAATGCGAGAGATCTCTAAAAAAGGATGAACCACTCTTAGCCAGAACAGTTTCTGACAGATAAAGCCAGCCTTAAACAAACCTCATGCTTCTTCTGCCAACTAATTAATTAGACTAATTTTGTATAATTCCTGGACTGTAGAAGAGGAGACTGGCAGGCTAGAAATGTATCAGTTTCTCTCACGCTTGCCCTCTACAACTtctccattttttaaatttgtgttTCTAAGCCTTAACCTCAACCAAGTGGAAAAAGGAGACAGCAATTCCCTCTCTATATACTTTCCAGGACTGTTTAGGATATAAGCAAGAAAGCTCAGGTATGGAAAACTTTTCAGTATTTGCCGTCAGTGTATCATTAGCCGTAATGCACAGGATATTTATGTCCCTGAAGAACTGTGTGCTAGAATTTGTTAATAATTCAAGACTCGTATGCTGAGGGATGGAATAATGTCTAATGATCCTTTGAGTTGCTAGACCACAGCACATATGCTGTAAAATAAACCATTTAAGATGGCTAAGTCAGCAGGAGTTATTTCATGCATTCATGTTTTAATTGCAGACTTACTGCTTCCGACCAGTATATCCTACCTGTCTATTAAAGAGCCATTGTTACTGCAGTAAAGTTGGACTCTGTTCTTCAAcaataatgtaaaatatttatgcattGACAGGATGATTATGCATCAACAGGACTGTACAGCCAATATTATTTACACTTTTGGCCTCTCCCTGGCTGCACAGAatgttttagtttgaaattaAGCTCTACTGTGTTGGCTTTActaaattcaaaaataaatggaatggAGTGATGGTCCAAATAATTAAGGCAAAAAGTGGTTTATTAATGCATGCAGTACAAACCGATTTTAAGTCAGCTTCAGACTTTCTTATCAATCCTACCAGCCGTTTTCCTTTACCAGGTCTCCTTTGTAACAcacatttcttctgctgcttaaATACCTGTTCCCCAATCagtccccaaaatgatgcattcaAAATAGCAGAGGACTACTTTAGCAGATAGATAAGTAGTGTGCAGCCTATAAAGaaatctgctcctgctgggaggTTATCATGAGGGCTTTGCCTTGTTTAAATACTTAACTCCATCTGCCCTCCTTGCTGTAAGCCTGCTAACTGAGGCTCACAAAAGCTTAAGTAACGTTTGAAAAGTGTTACTGACTGCAGATATCAAAGCAAGAATCAGCAAGATGGAATTCTCAGTGTTATATTCTACCATGGTCACTATCCACCACACAGATCTTTTGAGATAAAAATCCTGAACTGTGTTGTGTCCTTTTTTGTCTCTTGTGAGCTCTCCCTTTGCGTGCAACTACACCAAAATTCTCGctctctgcagcaggagctcctTGGCTATCCGTACAAAGCACAGTGCAACCAAATGCAGAATGACTTTTCAGACTGAGGAAGAAGTAAGGTGCTGCCTTACTGCGCTGTCTGTCTTGGATCAACATGAGATACTAAAACAAATAGCTGTGCTCTTAAATACTAAAGCAGCGGGATTGTAAATCACACTAGGAAACTGCCATTCCTCAGCAGATGGTTAGGATTGTCTTCATTCTTTTCGTTAAGAAAGATCCTTTGTACTAGAAATGTTAATGCAGTGATTTACTTCTGTAAATTGCTCCATCCCTCAGATATGCCAATTATTATAAAAATTAGAAAGCAGCTGATCAAGTCTAAGCTTTTACTTAAAATTGGTAATACTCTTTTCTGCCAGTTTCAACATAGTGAAATGATGAAGCTACAACACAGTGCTGAAACTCTCCTTGCAAGTACAAACCACTCTCCCTTCACAGTTTCACTGCTGACTTCTTACCTGACCACATCTAATAAGttccaaaggaaaaatagaacACACACAATGTATTTCCCTTGAACTTCTTCCTGACTGTTGATCACGACAAACAACACAACTATTCTCTCAGtgatctgaaaggaaaaaaagaattgtgaaCTCGGGTTAGCACCTTCAACAGCTCTCATTTCTATGCTATGTTAGTGAAACAATATGCCGGACAGCAGT comes from Gallus gallus isolate bGalGal1 chromosome Z, bGalGal1.mat.broiler.GRCg7b, whole genome shotgun sequence and encodes:
- the HACD4 gene encoding very-long-chain (3R)-3-hydroxyacyl-CoA dehydratase 4; protein product: MKPHFEIRTTPSLGENQHMRDRSSSFTVKTYLFVYDLMQFCGHSWIFTNMIIRYMSFGKDSLADTFYSIGLVMRLCQLLSVLEILHILIGIDKSRLLPRFLQITERIVVLFVVINSQEEVQGKYIVCVLFFLWNLLDVVRYTYNMLARMGIHYLPLTWLNFSLCILLYPLSVLAKAFAICVSLPYFETFGTYSVKLPFPFAFSVYFPYVLKMYLLVLFTGMCFIIRNLFSERKAHLETGNSKKKSS